The Peribacillus simplex genome contains a region encoding:
- a CDS encoding M20 family metallopeptidase produces MLDQLMQKLEEKKEKMIEIRRYLHQHPELSFKEEKTAQYIADFYKDKNVMIRTNVGGYGVVVTIEGGLAGKTVALRADFDGLPITEEADVPFKSSNPGVMHACGHDGHTAYLMILAEALIEIKDQLRGNVVILHQPAEETPPGGAIEMIEDGCLEGVDSIFGIHLMSLSETGEVSYRAGEMQAGRSYFKVKIQGKGGHGSMPHTSNDSIVAASHFVVAAQTIVSRRINPFDMATVTIGSFDGKGSFNVIKDSVELEGDVRTMSSEVRAKVEIEFKRILAGLAQEFDITYDLIYSHDYPVLVNDDAMTELVVNGIEKAEIPEVKALVETPPMSGSEDFAYYLQKIPGSMFYVGAKPEDGPVYPHHHPKFVINEDSLIIAAKAMAAVVAEYFEQK; encoded by the coding sequence ATGTTAGATCAACTCATGCAAAAACTTGAAGAGAAAAAAGAAAAAATGATAGAAATTCGCAGATATCTCCATCAACATCCTGAATTATCTTTTAAAGAAGAAAAAACGGCTCAATACATTGCTGATTTTTATAAAGATAAAAATGTAATGATACGGACAAATGTTGGCGGATACGGAGTGGTTGTGACAATCGAAGGCGGACTCGCAGGTAAAACGGTTGCCCTGCGTGCTGATTTTGATGGACTGCCAATTACGGAAGAGGCAGATGTCCCATTTAAATCGAGTAATCCCGGTGTTATGCATGCATGCGGCCATGATGGACACACTGCCTATTTAATGATTTTAGCCGAAGCATTAATCGAGATAAAAGACCAATTAAGGGGAAATGTTGTTATCTTGCATCAGCCTGCGGAAGAAACGCCTCCAGGTGGAGCAATTGAAATGATTGAAGATGGATGTTTAGAAGGTGTGGATAGTATTTTCGGCATTCACCTCATGTCCCTATCGGAGACCGGGGAAGTCTCTTATCGTGCTGGTGAAATGCAGGCTGGACGCTCGTATTTCAAAGTGAAAATCCAAGGAAAAGGCGGACATGGTTCGATGCCGCATACAAGCAATGACAGTATTGTCGCAGCAAGCCATTTTGTTGTAGCAGCCCAGACAATTGTAAGTCGCCGAATCAATCCTTTTGATATGGCGACAGTAACGATTGGCTCGTTTGATGGAAAGGGATCATTTAATGTTATAAAGGACAGCGTGGAACTTGAGGGAGATGTCAGAACCATGTCCAGTGAAGTTCGTGCTAAAGTGGAAATTGAATTCAAGCGAATTTTAGCAGGGCTTGCTCAAGAGTTTGATATTACCTATGATTTAATATATTCACATGATTACCCTGTTTTAGTGAATGATGATGCCATGACAGAACTGGTTGTAAATGGGATTGAAAAGGCCGAAATTCCTGAAGTCAAAGCGTTAGTGGAAACACCTCCAATGTCTGGGTCAGAAGATTTTGCTTACTATTTGCAAAAGATTCCTGGCAGTATGTTTTATGTTGGAGCAAAGCCGGAGGATGGTCCAGTTTATCCTCACCATCATCCTAAGTTTGTCATTAATGAGGATAGCTTGATCATCGCAGCAAAAGCAATGGCAGCTGTAGTTGCAGAATATTTTGAGCAGAAGTAA
- a CDS encoding MFS transporter, translating into MSVSQGTIKKQSEAPLSVSKERNTRGVLLTTALMAGYSMIYMDKNMISTAIIPIAEQFHLTTSQTGLIMSLFFLGYSLMQIPGGWLADKIGYKKVLMLSLSLITIFSFAFGLAGSLLMFILIRFLAGIGHAGYPPSCSKGIAENFPKKRRTFVQSLILSTSGIGGILAFVIGARLIDLNWHYAYYALGTMFAISLLLVAFLVPNSLPTAKTKTEKNQVSFKSVISNRNVIILFVAMLLANVAFYGNMSWLPTFLKTKFTLSISTVGIILAVNAIGGTLASIFAGVLLTKYFAGKEKLLLMCCSVVSSLLFLGLVFSNSLALSIAFLYVLTFLLTTIFVGIFSWPHKILPEKVIGSSIGIVNTGGTLGGFIAPMAFGALISMAGGSFSIVFITLAIAVVICGLVILTVKTEK; encoded by the coding sequence ATGTCTGTTTCTCAAGGAACGATTAAGAAGCAAAGCGAAGCACCACTTTCGGTATCAAAGGAAAGAAATACCCGTGGAGTTTTGTTGACTACAGCTTTAATGGCTGGTTATTCCATGATTTACATGGACAAAAACATGATTTCGACTGCAATTATCCCAATTGCAGAACAATTCCATCTAACAACAAGTCAAACCGGTTTGATCATGAGTTTATTTTTCCTGGGTTATTCTTTAATGCAGATACCTGGGGGATGGCTCGCAGATAAGATTGGATATAAAAAGGTACTGATGCTTTCGCTTTCGCTTATTACAATATTTTCATTCGCATTTGGCCTTGCTGGAAGCTTATTGATGTTTATTTTGATTCGTTTTTTGGCTGGTATTGGCCATGCAGGCTATCCTCCAAGCTGCTCAAAAGGAATCGCCGAAAATTTCCCGAAAAAAAGACGAACCTTTGTTCAATCGCTCATTTTGTCAACGAGTGGAATTGGCGGAATTTTGGCATTTGTGATTGGGGCACGGCTGATTGACTTGAATTGGCATTATGCCTACTATGCACTGGGGACAATGTTCGCGATCTCGTTACTTTTGGTTGCCTTTTTGGTACCTAATAGCCTCCCAACTGCCAAAACGAAAACGGAAAAGAACCAAGTTAGTTTTAAATCAGTGATTTCCAATCGAAATGTAATCATTTTATTCGTTGCCATGCTGCTTGCGAATGTAGCTTTTTATGGAAATATGTCATGGCTGCCAACCTTCTTAAAGACAAAATTTACACTATCCATTAGTACGGTTGGGATAATCCTGGCAGTGAACGCTATTGGGGGAACACTAGCCTCCATATTTGCAGGTGTATTATTGACAAAATATTTTGCTGGTAAGGAAAAGTTACTGCTAATGTGCTGTTCAGTAGTTTCATCCTTGTTGTTTCTTGGTTTAGTATTTTCAAATTCATTGGCCCTTTCCATTGCTTTCTTATATGTGCTTACATTTTTATTAACTACGATCTTTGTGGGAATTTTCTCTTGGCCGCACAAGATTTTACCTGAGAAAGTAATTGGGTCATCCATTGGGATCGTCAATACGGGTGGAACGCTTGGGGGCTTTATTGCTCCAATGGCATTCGGTGCTTTAATTTCCATGGCTGGTGGATCGTTTTCTATCGTATTCATCACCTTGGCAATCGCCGTTGTAATTTGCGGTCTAGTGATACTTACCGTTAAAACAGAAAAATAA
- a CDS encoding helix-turn-helix domain-containing protein, producing the protein MSEPVMEDSYQISLQNIRHHSKHIHLGIEILFVIRGEIEVMVNQDSFHLAENDLLLINANDVHTVKGHEDNVVLLLQIPLHSIEQHYPDIHVCDFDCHSSKGDSGLYLLFDQIRQLLAEILIAHYQEQDGSELEINSQIYKLVTLLIRNFKTTHLGQNRFNDIKDERIRDILTFIEKNYRKQMSFEEIAKRQYLSLYYLSRYFKQAVGVSFSQYVKQIRLKSAVHELLYTDDNIMKVSLNNGFPNVKAFNKAFKEMYNQTPAEYRGLHKKEPFQEVNNISEQYTLVNSPHFLIELSKYISQKDQSVKVKESGVSAVHINLPQEPVLVREKAQRLLVIGQLEYALNEEVQAELKLIQEQLHFEYAYFTNLFSKTFTTIDPLLQIGGPYYKIDALFNEFQRLGLVPFISVEFEKEVESPPDYIKMLDEFLQHAFGYFGDAFVGKWQFELVFSEWDQTARTFYQQYFQTVKKRASTAKVGVQVPFSLEKGLSVPVTEFLKQMDQIDLVCFSCNPNEQVDFTDMDNSSFRGVKDYIKKSCIELKAKLLSAGLAGTPIYLTNWNTLYGNTVNLSGTFFRSALIFKDMLDVIKEISGLGFWIDTHSLEKSNVNNENIAMNGIALLYYYQIKRPAFFNMQLIARIGLEILAEGEDFVLTKGKQGYQLAIYNNSYVNPTYSVEGFFLRSLTKEKKIMISGLPLGTYQIRKHILDRNNGAFYFNWLNLNQQYIYDQEIITYLKQRAYPDLQIYEENIDSELFLQSTLTLNAIHLFEIRPLG; encoded by the coding sequence ATGTCTGAACCAGTAATGGAAGATTCTTACCAAATCAGTTTGCAAAATATTCGCCATCACTCAAAGCATATCCATTTAGGAATTGAAATTCTTTTCGTTATCCGGGGAGAAATTGAGGTTATGGTCAATCAAGATTCCTTTCACTTGGCGGAAAATGATCTTCTGCTTATTAATGCTAATGATGTCCATACCGTAAAGGGGCATGAAGACAATGTAGTTCTATTGCTGCAAATTCCCCTTCACTCCATCGAGCAGCATTATCCGGATATTCATGTGTGTGATTTCGACTGCCATTCATCCAAAGGGGATAGCGGGTTATATCTTCTTTTTGATCAAATCCGTCAACTCTTGGCAGAAATTTTGATCGCACATTACCAAGAGCAGGATGGAAGTGAACTCGAAATCAACAGCCAGATTTACAAGTTAGTTACACTCCTTATCCGGAATTTCAAAACAACACATCTCGGGCAGAATCGATTTAATGACATCAAGGATGAAAGAATTAGGGATATCCTTACTTTTATTGAAAAAAATTATCGCAAACAGATGTCATTTGAGGAGATTGCCAAACGGCAATATTTATCCCTATACTATTTGTCCCGTTATTTCAAACAGGCTGTTGGTGTGAGTTTTTCGCAATATGTAAAACAAATCCGTTTGAAATCGGCTGTTCATGAGCTGTTATATACCGATGATAACATTATGAAAGTCTCGCTAAATAATGGTTTTCCAAATGTAAAAGCTTTTAACAAGGCTTTTAAGGAAATGTACAATCAAACACCTGCCGAATATCGAGGTCTTCACAAAAAAGAACCTTTCCAGGAAGTAAATAATATTAGTGAACAATATACCTTGGTGAATTCGCCGCATTTTTTAATTGAATTGAGCAAGTATATTTCGCAAAAGGACCAAAGTGTGAAGGTGAAAGAATCGGGAGTTTCGGCGGTACATATCAACCTGCCGCAAGAGCCTGTTCTTGTGAGGGAAAAAGCCCAGCGATTACTGGTGATTGGACAGCTTGAATATGCCTTGAATGAAGAGGTCCAAGCAGAATTAAAGCTTATTCAGGAGCAGCTCCATTTTGAATATGCTTATTTCACGAACCTATTTTCCAAAACATTTACGACAATCGACCCGCTTTTGCAAATAGGTGGGCCGTATTATAAGATTGATGCTTTATTTAACGAGTTTCAAAGGCTTGGTTTAGTTCCATTCATTAGTGTGGAGTTTGAAAAGGAAGTAGAAAGCCCCCCGGATTATATAAAGATGTTAGATGAATTTTTACAGCACGCTTTCGGTTATTTTGGCGATGCCTTTGTCGGGAAATGGCAATTTGAATTGGTTTTCTCGGAGTGGGATCAAACAGCCCGGACTTTTTATCAACAATACTTTCAAACTGTGAAAAAGAGGGCTTCCACCGCAAAAGTCGGAGTTCAAGTGCCTTTTTCCTTAGAAAAAGGATTATCAGTCCCCGTTACTGAATTTTTAAAGCAAATGGATCAAATTGACCTGGTTTGCTTTAGCTGCAATCCAAATGAACAAGTTGACTTTACCGATATGGATAACAGTTCTTTTAGGGGAGTAAAAGATTATATAAAGAAATCATGTATCGAATTAAAAGCAAAGCTTTTGTCAGCTGGCTTGGCTGGCACACCAATTTACCTGACGAACTGGAATACACTCTACGGTAATACAGTAAATTTAAGTGGAACTTTTTTTCGATCAGCTCTCATTTTTAAAGACATGCTTGATGTTATAAAAGAGATTTCCGGTTTGGGATTTTGGATTGACACCCATTCATTGGAAAAAAGTAATGTGAATAATGAAAATATTGCAATGAATGGAATTGCCCTGCTTTATTATTATCAAATAAAACGTCCGGCGTTTTTTAACATGCAATTAATCGCGAGAATAGGACTTGAGATTTTAGCCGAAGGTGAGGACTTTGTACTGACGAAGGGGAAACAAGGGTATCAATTGGCCATTTATAACAATTCCTATGTTAATCCCACCTATTCTGTCGAAGGTTTCTTTTTGCGCTCCTTAACCAAGGAAAAGAAAATCATGATTTCAGGGCTGCCTTTAGGCACTTATCAAATTCGTAAACACATTCTCGATAGAAATAACGGTGCATTTTACTTTAATTGGCTCAATCTCAATCAGCAGTATATCTATGACCAAGAGATCATTACGTATCTCAAGCAGCGAGCTTATCCAGATTTGCAAATCTATGAGGAAAACATTGACTCGGAGCTCTTTTTACAATCCACTTTGACGTTAAATGCCATTCATCTCTTTGAAATTAGGCCATTAGGTTAA
- a CDS encoding HPP family protein — MMELEKSLEKSWSNQQNAGLTAYLKKMKGEAREKDRIDYMDSFVSAIGGLIAIIIISFIAVYLGYPMALAPLGASCVIVFGAHKSLLSQPRNVIGGHIISTTSALFIWSIFGKSLFIIGLVLAIVLIIMTFTKTVHPPAAASALVSINSQAGWGFLIPIVIGTLLLVFISMIYNNLFQTRQYPKHWL; from the coding sequence ATGATGGAATTAGAAAAAAGTCTTGAAAAAAGTTGGAGTAATCAACAAAACGCTGGTTTAACAGCATATTTAAAGAAAATGAAGGGCGAAGCTAGAGAAAAAGACAGAATTGATTATATGGATTCCTTTGTTTCAGCTATAGGTGGACTCATTGCCATTATCATTATTAGTTTTATAGCTGTCTATTTAGGATATCCTATGGCATTAGCTCCTCTTGGGGCGAGCTGTGTTATTGTTTTTGGTGCGCATAAAAGTCTCTTGTCACAACCCCGTAATGTTATTGGAGGACATATAATCTCTACAACATCAGCCCTTTTCATTTGGAGCATCTTTGGTAAAAGCCTATTCATTATCGGTCTAGTATTGGCTATTGTATTAATTATCATGACTTTTACAAAAACCGTTCACCCCCCCGCAGCAGCTAGTGCCCTTGTTTCAATCAATTCTCAAGCTGGTTGGGGATTCCTGATTCCGATTGTAATAGGTACCTTATTATTAGTTTTTATATCGATGATTTATAATAATTTATTTCAAACAAGACAGTATCCAAAACACTGGTTATGA
- a CDS encoding DUF1360 domain-containing protein gives MLAIEWLDFFILILATFRLTHLIVFDDITSFIRKPFLTATIQENASGQLEEIIEIKGSGLRYFIGSLLSCYWCVGFWCSLITVLTYYHFPAAFPILLVLAVAGAAAFIESKV, from the coding sequence ATGTTGGCAATTGAATGGCTGGATTTTTTTATTTTAATATTGGCTACCTTCCGGTTAACTCATTTAATTGTATTTGACGATATCACTTCATTCATCAGAAAACCTTTCTTGACTGCCACCATCCAAGAAAATGCCTCTGGACAACTGGAGGAAATCATTGAAATAAAAGGATCAGGACTTCGTTATTTCATTGGTTCTCTTTTAAGTTGTTATTGGTGTGTAGGGTTTTGGTGTTCCCTCATTACTGTACTTACTTATTATCATTTTCCTGCTGCTTTTCCAATCTTATTGGTCTTAGCTGTTGCGGGAGCTGCTGCTTTTATTGAATCTAAAGTATGA
- a CDS encoding M67 family metallopeptidase, with product MEKTNDLSLTSGTFYITNHVRLEMISHCKRELPYEACGLLSGRNGVAGTIWPMENVNRSSFSYSMDLDQIRHVFELIDRRNEELIGIYHSHPTDGAYPSEGDIALNNYPEVAHLIISFANSTPELKCFKLTGKKAFPIQLKFIN from the coding sequence GTGGAAAAAACAAATGATCTAAGTTTAACATCCGGTACTTTTTACATCACCAATCATGTTAGGCTAGAAATGATTTCCCATTGCAAACGAGAACTTCCTTATGAGGCCTGTGGACTGCTTTCAGGGCGAAATGGGGTCGCAGGAACAATTTGGCCTATGGAAAATGTCAATAGGAGCTCCTTTTCCTACTCGATGGATTTAGATCAAATTCGTCACGTATTTGAACTTATCGATAGGAGGAATGAAGAATTGATTGGCATCTACCATTCCCACCCAACAGATGGTGCTTATCCGTCAGAGGGGGATATTGCTTTAAATAACTACCCAGAGGTAGCTCACCTAATTATTTCGTTTGCAAACTCGACCCCTGAATTAAAATGTTTCAAACTAACAGGAAAAAAAGCCTTTCCGATTCAATTAAAATTCATAAACTGA
- a CDS encoding GT-D fold domain-containing protein, which produces MFEGTYHFENQLLDNMKVIKLLDQAIKQKKGFSLARFGIGEISYLSWPANGLLIQEFKRYESYAGASNSPEIIRRELVRSLRDTDIAGLIAPWRLDPWAKQTRTVLKQLKFMPSKACCAWIMQSLLDEGTLWPWLSNKRVFLVGRRSKEAEIVFKKQGVQITGSINLNGYEELNKVQNELQSNQKWEIALISAGIPATILAPRIAKFTQKVAIDFGHALDMILDGKEYKHSDLVKKWNDQFKEENKN; this is translated from the coding sequence GTGTTTGAAGGGACTTATCACTTTGAGAACCAGTTATTAGATAATATGAAAGTGATAAAATTATTGGACCAAGCGATAAAACAGAAAAAAGGCTTTTCTCTTGCCCGTTTTGGAATAGGTGAAATAAGCTATTTAAGCTGGCCTGCCAATGGATTATTGATCCAGGAGTTTAAACGATATGAATCTTATGCGGGCGCATCCAATTCACCAGAAATAATTAGGAGGGAATTGGTCAGATCATTGCGGGATACAGACATTGCTGGTTTGATAGCTCCTTGGCGACTGGATCCTTGGGCAAAACAAACCCGAACTGTACTTAAACAACTGAAGTTCATGCCTTCGAAAGCTTGTTGTGCTTGGATCATGCAGAGCCTCTTGGATGAGGGGACATTATGGCCATGGCTGAGTAATAAGAGGGTATTTCTTGTTGGACGCCGTTCAAAAGAAGCAGAAATCGTTTTTAAAAAACAAGGAGTACAAATTACTGGCAGTATAAATTTAAATGGTTATGAAGAATTAAATAAAGTACAAAATGAGCTACAGTCTAATCAGAAATGGGAAATAGCGTTAATTTCTGCCGGGATTCCGGCAACCATTTTAGCTCCAAGAATTGCAAAATTCACCCAGAAGGTTGCCATTGATTTCGGGCATGCCCTTGATATGATTCTTGATGGAAAAGAATACAAACATTCCGACCTAGTAAAAAAGTGGAACGATCAGTTTAAAGAAGAAAACAAAAATTAA